In Montipora foliosa isolate CH-2021 chromosome 13, ASM3666993v2, whole genome shotgun sequence, one DNA window encodes the following:
- the LOC137983210 gene encoding contactin-4-like, with protein MVVSFPSVTDWILPIVLTLTSLKISEAQFWTKTPRDHFIVVDGVNNTNVDLVWGYSEPEDRILSVTINRIRRHDGAKDEIAIASRSGAGSRYPTAFILLDASLLSKYNALLPATLQLLNVKNGEEYVYTIKVCYHGAQGILFHSEDSVFVDVKVPPRMITLPARKTRNGIGSNLTLTCEVSGDPLPNITWTREGATTWTREGATTNQLVNATGSVLNLVRIQLNDAGSYRCTADNGYGVVSSLASVNIICSSHCKTTTLLLRLLQGIGWTDALRTRGSLQFEELASNLTAAISSPYSRPENEGKRPYYINITEFSLSSGIVQAIVELQFSSGLMDPLQPLHVDIADGELGPFTVDTQLVVNPISPNIIEISANQTVTEEEDVKLECKADGNPTPIITWTRRSNNVAVTMPLARIRTQDAGDYRCTADNGVGSPATGDVFIMVHEKLSPNIIEISANQTVTEGDDVILDCKADGNPTPNITWTRRSDNVAVTMPMTSIRRQDAGGYRCTADNGVGSPATGDVFIIVHEKLSPNIIEISANQTVTEGDDVILDCKADGNPTPNITWTRRSDNVAVTMPMTSIRRQDAGGYRCTADNGVGSPATGDVFIIVHEKLKPASELLGSSMNKVLIYALVPVGVLVVTLVSVVITCYIIRQKKRVQELDRSLEEAKDIPAFHFNEGIELERNGGKNSIDTSCPRQDMEIREVTEYHEITPYSELKAY; from the exons ATGGTGGTATCATTCCCAAGTGTTACAGATTGGATTTTGCCAATCGTTTTGACTTTAACATCATTAAAGATATCAG AGGCTCAATTTTGGACAAAAACGCCTCGTGATCATTTTATCGTGGTCGATGGGGTTAACAATACCAACGTAGATCTTGTGTGGGGATACAGTGAACCAGAGGACCGAATACTTTCTGTCACCATAAACAGAATAAGGCGACACGACGGGGCAAAGGATGAAATTGCGATAGCATCGAGATCTGGCGCGGGTTCCAGGTACCCGACCGCCTTTATCTTACTTGATGCAAGTCTTCTGAGCAAATACAACGCTCTCCTACCCGCAACCCTGCAGTTGCTGAACGTTAAGAATGGTGAGGAATATGTATACACTATCAAAGTGTGTTATCATGGTGCGCAAGGCATATTGTTTCATTCCGAAGACTCTGTCTTTGTTGACGTGAAAG TTCCTCCAAGGATGATTACACTGCCTGCTAGGAAAACTCGAAATGGTATTGGATCAAATTTAACACTTACATGCGAAGTGTCTGGTGATCCATTGCCAAACATCACATGGACAAGAGAAGGTGCCACCACATGGACAAGAGAAGGTGCCACGACTAACCAGTTGGTAAATGCCACTGGTTCCGTTTTGAATCTTGTAAGGATACAGTTGAATGACGCTGGATCGTACAGATGTACGGCTGATAATGGATATGGAGTTGTTTCAAGTCTTGCGTCTGTTAACATAATTT GTTCTTCGCATTGTAAGACAACTACACTTTTACTGAGATTGCTACAAGGAATAGGATGGACAGATGCTCTCAGAACAAGAGGATCCCTTCAATTCGAAGAACTGGCATCAAATCTGACAGCAGCA ATCTCAAGCCCATACAGCCGGCcagaaaatgaaggaaaacgtCCCTATTACATAAACATTACGGAATTTAG TCTTAGCTCTGGTATCGTCCAAGCCATTGTGGAGCTTCAGTTTTCAAGTGGCCTCATGGACCCACTTCAACCACTTCATGTCGATATAGCTGATGGGGAACTTGGACCGTTCACAGTTGATACGCAGTTGGTAGTAAACCCAA TTTCACCGAATATCATTGAAATCTCTGCAAACCAAACAGTAACTGAAGAGGAGGATGTGAAATTGGAGTGTAAAGCTGACGGTAATCCAACTCCGATTATTACGTGGACGAGACGTTCTAATAACGTTGCTGTCACTATGCCATTGGCTCGCATCAGAACGCAAGATGCAGGAGACTACAGATGTACTGCTGATAATGGTGTAGGAAGTCCCGCTACCGGAGATGTCTTCATAATGGTCCATGAGAAAT TGTCACCAAATATCATTGAAATCTCTGCAAACCAAACAGTAACTGAGGGAGACGATGTGATACTGGACTGTAAAGCTGACGGGAATCCAACACCGAACATCACATGGACGAGACGTTCTGATAACGTTGCTGTCACCATGCCAATGACTAGCATCAGAAGGCAAGATGCAGGAGGCTACCGATGTACTGCTGATAATGGTGTAGGAAGTCCCGCTACTGGAGATGTCTTCATAATTGTCCATGAGAAAT TGTCACCGAATATCATTGAAATCTCTGCAAACCAAACAGTAACTGAGGGAGACGATGTGATACTGGACTGTAAAGCTGACGGGAATCCAACACCGAACATCACATGGACGCGACGTTCTGATAACGTTGCTGTCACCATGCCAATGACTAGCATCAGAAGGCAAGATGCAGGAGGCTACCGATGTACTGCTGATAATGGTGTAGGAAGTCCCGCTACTGGAGATGTCTTCATAATTGTCCATGAGAAAT tGAAGCCTGCTTCTGAGCTTCTAGGAAGCAGCATGAACAAAGTCCTGATATATGCATTAGTCCCAGTTGGAGTATTGGTAGTCACGCTCGTTTCAGTCGTAATTACATGCTACATCATAAGGCAAAAGAAAC gAGTTCAAGAACTTGATCG ATCACTTGAAGAAGCTAAAGACATACCAGCGTTTCATTTT AATGAAGGCATTGAATTGGAAAGGAATGGTGGCAAAAATAGTATTGACACTAGTTGTCCTCGTCAGGACATGGAGATACGTGAAGTCACAGAATATCATGAAATTACGCCTTACTCAGAACTTA AGGCTTATTAA